GACATAGGCCCCTGGGGCGTCCCGTCcactcctccccactccccctcccgcCTCGAGGGCTATTCGTTTGAGGGTATGTCCTtccaggaggaagaagaggaggaaggggatggggggaggggtgtcggggcaGAGGGAAAGGGTCTGGGGGGGCTCGGAGAGGGGGGACAGGGGTCCAGAGCAGGACCAGAAGGGGGAGGAGTAACCAGGGAGAACCCAGGCGTGTCCGCAGAGGGGCCAGAAGCCAAAGAGGAGCCAAGGGAATCCAGGGGGCACTGGAGGCGGGTCAGAGATGGCCCGGGGGTGTTCAAAGAAGGGCCTGAGGTGAGAGAGGGGTCCGGAGAGAGCCCAGAGTTGTCCCCAGGGAGTGGAGAGGGACCAGGAGAGGAGGACAGGGTCCTGGGGAGGTGTGACGGAGACAACCCCGGAGTTGAGGGCTTGGGGAGACCAAATGGGAGTGTCCCCGCAAAACAGCCCCTGGCCCTGCCCCCCGACCACCTGCTGCCTCCCCTGCACCAGCCGTTGCCCCCGGGCTGGGAGACAGTGCAGGAGGACTTTGTCCTGGTGTTGGCCATGTACCAGAGCCATCTGGGGGCGGATCTGCTGGCGGCCCCCTTCGCCCGCCTGTCTGAGCGGGCACTGCACCTCTGCTACGTCACGGCCGGCATCTCCCGCACTGCGCTGCTACGCATCTTCCTGGCCATGGAGACTGGCGCTCACTTCTCCCTGGCCTGCCCCCACCTGGTCTGCGTGCCGGCCTCCGCCTTCCGGCTTGAACCCCTTGGGCCCCGGCGCGGCCTCATCACCGTGGATGGCGAGCAGGTGGAGTTCGGGCCCCTGCAGGCTCAGCTGCACCGGGGACTGGGGAGGGTGATTGCAGGGGTCCCGTGGACGGGGGTCGAGAGCAACCCCTGAGACGGACAATGAGG
This genomic window from Narcine bancroftii isolate sNarBan1 chromosome 3, sNarBan1.hap1, whole genome shotgun sequence contains:
- the LOC138758320 gene encoding sphingosine kinase 2-like isoform X2 yields the protein MVKRFLVDGAKSGQENRAQAERWAVAIKCLLLGVRLPEEAAEITVSLLPPSRRLLLLVNPCSGRSQAMALCREHVLPAMSEANISYNLVCTERQNHARDLVQEIELSEWDGIVIVSGDGLMHEVINGLMSRPDWESAIKMPLGIIPAGSGNALAAAINYNAGLPPAVGSDLLLNCLLLLCRGTPSPLDLVSVTTASGRRLFSFLSVALGFVADVDIESERYRALGPTRFTLGTLLRLASLRRYPARLSYLPAPSPHLRPHRSLCRSATASTPGPLHQPLGRTLSDIGPWGVPSTPPHSPSRLEGYSFEGMSFQEEEEEEGDGGRGVGAEGKGLGGLGEGGQGSRAGPEGGGVTRENPGVSAEGPEAKEEPRESRGHWRRVRDGPGVFKEGPEVREGSGESPELSPGSGEGPGEEDRVLGRCDGDNPGVEGLGRPNGSVPAKQPLALPPDHLLPPLHQPLPPGWETVQEDFVLVLAMYQSHLGADLLAAPFARLSERALHLCYVTAGISRTALLRIFLAMETGAHFSLACPHLVCVPASAFRLEPLGPRRGLITVDGEQVEFGPLQAQLHRGLGRVIAGVPWTGVESNP